The proteins below are encoded in one region of Betaproteobacteria bacterium:
- a CDS encoding ABC transporter ATP-binding protein: MNTQTAAVAPDQYLSINNIEVIYDHVILVLKGVSLNVPKGKIVALLGANGAGKSTTLKAISNLLHAERGDVTKGSVEYKGNRIDQLTPNELVKRGVIQVMEGRHCFGHLTIEENLLTGAYTRSISRGELKDSLEKVYHYFPRLKTRRTSQAGYTSGGEQQMCAIGRALMAKPEMILLDEPSMGLAPQIVEEIFEIVKDLNSRENVSFLLAEQNTMVALKYADFGYILENGRVVMEGDAEDLRTNEDVKEFYLGLSSAGRKSFKDVKHYRRRKRWLS; this comes from the coding sequence ATGAATACACAAACTGCCGCCGTAGCGCCGGATCAGTACCTGAGCATCAATAATATCGAGGTCATCTACGACCACGTGATTCTGGTGCTCAAAGGCGTGTCGCTGAACGTGCCGAAGGGCAAGATTGTCGCTTTGCTGGGGGCCAACGGCGCCGGCAAATCGACGACGCTGAAGGCGATTTCCAACCTGCTGCACGCCGAGCGCGGCGATGTGACCAAGGGTTCCGTCGAGTACAAGGGCAACCGCATCGATCAGCTGACGCCGAACGAACTGGTCAAGCGCGGGGTCATCCAGGTCATGGAAGGGCGGCATTGTTTTGGCCACCTGACCATTGAGGAAAATTTGCTGACCGGCGCCTACACGCGCAGCATTTCGCGCGGCGAGTTGAAGGACAGCCTGGAAAAGGTCTATCACTACTTCCCGCGGCTGAAAACGCGGCGCACCTCGCAGGCTGGCTACACCTCCGGCGGTGAGCAGCAGATGTGCGCCATTGGTCGGGCGCTGATGGCCAAGCCGGAAATGATCCTGCTCGATGAGCCGTCGATGGGCCTGGCGCCGCAGATCGTCGAGGAAATTTTCGAGATCGTGAAAGACCTGAATAGCCGGGAGAACGTCAGTTTCCTGCTGGCCGAGCAGAACACCATGGTGGCGCTGAAATATGCGGATTTTGGCTACATCCTGGAGAACGGGCGGGTGGTGATGGAAGGGGATGCGGAAGATCTGCGGACGAATGAGGATGTTAAGGAGTTTTATCTGGGACTCTCCTCGGCCGGGCGCAAATCCTTCAAAGACGTCAAACACTACCGTCGCCGCAAACGCTGGCTCTCCTGA
- a CDS encoding AMP-binding protein, whose translation MSYYDPLETRDPEEREADLMDKLARQVAHAKETTHYYFQSLAGINPFDCVSRGALAKLPLTRKRDLIDLQKKTPPFGGLNALARSKAKRVFASPGPIYELQGGEMDHWRLARALYAAGFRHGDLIHNCYAYHFTPGAFMMEGGARKLGCSVFPGGTGQTEQQVQAMVDLRPEGYVGTPSFLRIIVEKAEELGADISSLKKALVSGEALPGATRAWLNERGITVRQCYATADIGAIAYETEAEQGMIVEEEVLLEIVRPGTGEPVPPGEVGEVVVTTFNPDYPLIRFATGDLSAILTGRSPCGRSNIRLKGWMGRADQTTKIKGMFVHPEQIAEIASRHPEIQRMRLVVDNMSGQDRMVLHCEIEPGHEALDSSLLGSLRDVTKLRGEVAFSAPGGLPNDGKVIEDSRIY comes from the coding sequence ATGAGCTATTACGACCCGCTCGAAACCCGCGATCCGGAAGAGCGTGAAGCAGATTTGATGGACAAGCTGGCGCGCCAGGTGGCGCATGCCAAGGAAACGACGCATTACTATTTTCAGTCGTTGGCCGGCATCAATCCGTTCGACTGTGTCAGCCGCGGCGCGCTGGCCAAATTGCCGTTGACGCGCAAGCGCGATCTGATCGACCTGCAGAAAAAGACACCGCCTTTCGGGGGCTTGAACGCACTGGCCCGCAGCAAGGCCAAGCGGGTGTTTGCATCGCCCGGCCCGATCTATGAGCTGCAGGGCGGCGAGATGGACCATTGGCGGCTGGCGCGTGCACTTTATGCAGCCGGTTTCCGGCATGGCGACCTGATTCACAATTGTTACGCCTACCATTTCACGCCCGGCGCTTTCATGATGGAGGGCGGGGCGCGCAAGCTCGGCTGTTCGGTATTCCCCGGCGGTACCGGGCAGACCGAACAGCAGGTCCAGGCCATGGTGGACCTGCGGCCGGAAGGCTATGTGGGCACGCCGTCCTTTCTGCGCATCATTGTTGAAAAGGCAGAAGAGCTGGGGGCCGATATTTCGTCACTGAAGAAGGCCCTGGTGTCTGGCGAGGCCTTGCCCGGTGCCACCCGCGCCTGGCTCAACGAGCGCGGCATCACCGTACGCCAGTGTTATGCGACGGCAGATATCGGTGCCATTGCCTACGAAACCGAGGCGGAGCAAGGGATGATTGTCGAGGAAGAGGTGCTGCTCGAGATCGTTCGCCCCGGCACCGGGGAGCCGGTTCCCCCCGGCGAAGTCGGCGAGGTCGTGGTGACGACTTTCAACCCGGATTACCCGCTGATTCGTTTTGCCACCGGCGACCTTTCGGCAATTTTGACCGGACGTTCGCCCTGTGGTCGCAGCAATATTCGTTTGAAAGGCTGGATGGGCCGGGCTGATCAGACGACCAAGATCAAAGGTATGTTTGTCCATCCCGAGCAGATCGCCGAAATCGCCAGCCGGCATCCTGAAATTCAGCGCATGCGCCTGGTGGTCGACAACATGAGCGGGCAGGATCGCATGGTGCTCCATTGCGAAATCGAGCCCGGCCATGAAGCGCTAGACTCATCCTTGCTTGGCAGTTTGCGTGACGTGACGAAACTGCGTGGCGAAGTGGCCTTTTCGGCTCCCGGAGGCTTGCCCAACGACGGGAAGGTGATCGAAGATAGCCGTATCTATTGA
- a CDS encoding branched-chain amino acid ABC transporter permease, translated as MLYREAGQFKTTYAADQQIFPIRQDRIGIIALLAVAFIGVPLFASEYWFSAILIPFLIFALASLGLNVLTGYAGQLSLGSAAFMAVGAYAAYNFQLRIEGIPILLSFAFAGLTAASVGILFGLPSLRIKGFYLAVATLAAQFFIVWCLTKFPWLSNNSSSGVISTQKLIMFGHELDTPVEKYLLVLSIVVVMALAAKNMVRSSTGRAWMAVRDMDVAASVIGIKLMPTKLLAFAVSSFYCGVAGAMYAFCYLGSVEPDGFSLDMSFKILFMIIIGGVGSIMGSFLGAAFILLLPIFLDIALPFFAEVLGLPFSSATVSHIQILVFGALIMFFLIVEPHGLARLWQIAKEKLRLWPFPH; from the coding sequence ATGCTTTATCGTGAAGCCGGTCAATTCAAGACGACCTACGCGGCCGACCAGCAAATTTTTCCGATTCGGCAGGACCGGATCGGCATCATTGCCCTGCTGGCAGTTGCTTTCATCGGGGTGCCGCTGTTTGCCAGCGAATACTGGTTTTCGGCCATTCTGATTCCCTTCCTTATTTTTGCCCTTGCCTCGCTGGGCCTGAATGTCCTGACCGGTTATGCCGGCCAGCTTTCGCTGGGTTCGGCGGCGTTCATGGCGGTGGGCGCCTATGCAGCCTATAACTTCCAGCTGCGCATCGAGGGCATCCCGATTTTGCTTTCCTTCGCTTTTGCCGGGTTGACCGCAGCAAGCGTCGGTATCTTGTTCGGTTTGCCGTCCCTGCGCATCAAGGGCTTTTATCTGGCAGTCGCGACGCTTGCCGCGCAATTTTTCATCGTCTGGTGCCTGACCAAGTTTCCGTGGCTGTCCAACAACTCGTCGTCGGGCGTGATTTCGACACAAAAATTGATCATGTTCGGTCATGAGCTGGATACGCCGGTCGAAAAATACCTGTTGGTGCTTTCCATCGTGGTGGTCATGGCGCTGGCGGCGAAAAACATGGTGCGCTCCTCGACGGGCCGGGCCTGGATGGCGGTGCGCGACATGGACGTGGCGGCCTCGGTCATTGGTATCAAGCTGATGCCGACCAAGCTGCTCGCCTTTGCCGTCAGCTCCTTTTATTGCGGCGTGGCCGGCGCGATGTACGCCTTCTGCTACCTTGGCTCGGTTGAGCCGGACGGCTTCTCGCTCGATATGTCGTTCAAGATCCTGTTCATGATCATCATCGGCGGGGTCGGCTCGATCATGGGCAGTTTCCTCGGCGCCGCTTTCATCCTGCTGCTGCCGATCTTTCTCGATATTGCCCTGCCTTTCTTCGCTGAAGTGCTCGGTCTACCGTTTTCCAGCGCTACCGTGTCGCACATCCAGATTCTGGTGTTCGGGGCGCTGATCATGTTTTTCCTGATCGTAGAGCCGCACGGGCTGGCCCGTTTGTGGCAAATCGCCAAGGAGAAGCTGCGCTTGTGGCCGTTCCCGCACTAG
- a CDS encoding ABC transporter substrate-binding protein, which produces MIKKFKPAIAAAAVSLAMLSQMVVAAEEQFFPLISYRVGPYGSTGQPWFSGFIDYLNYVNLKEKGVNGVLMTYEECETEYNNAKGVECYERLKSKAAKSAGPLHTMSTGVSYALIDKSAQDKLPLAMMGYGRTDAVDGSVFPYAFPLVTTYQMQASAIIKFLKDKNGGSLAGKKIVYLYHDSAYGKEAIVALNAEAALNKFSLVQIPVAHPGNEQGAQWLKIRQEKPDFVVFWGWGVMNQTAIKAAQKVGFPRDKMIGSWWAGSEEDTVPAGEAAKGYMAATWNVAGKQVPVIADIEKVVYGAGKGNMEDKAKIGTVLYNRGVSAAVLSVEAIRKGQEKYGKGKALTGEQTRWALENLNITDARLKAIGATDLLPEIKTSCANHEGSGKVKIQQWDGAKWVPVSGWIEGNKGLIHPLFQASAKQYAKEKGITPRDCSKEK; this is translated from the coding sequence ATGATTAAAAAATTCAAACCCGCTATTGCCGCCGCTGCGGTGTCCCTGGCCATGCTGTCGCAGATGGTCGTGGCTGCCGAAGAGCAGTTTTTTCCGCTGATTAGCTATCGTGTCGGTCCTTATGGTTCTACAGGGCAACCGTGGTTTTCAGGGTTTATCGACTACCTCAACTATGTCAATCTCAAGGAAAAGGGTGTCAATGGCGTCCTGATGACCTACGAAGAGTGCGAAACCGAATACAACAACGCCAAGGGCGTCGAATGCTACGAGCGCCTGAAGAGCAAGGCCGCCAAGTCGGCCGGTCCGCTGCACACGATGTCAACAGGAGTTTCTTACGCGCTGATCGACAAGTCGGCCCAGGACAAGCTGCCGCTGGCCATGATGGGTTACGGCCGCACCGATGCGGTGGATGGCTCGGTCTTCCCCTACGCCTTCCCGCTGGTCACGACTTATCAGATGCAGGCCTCGGCCATTATCAAGTTCCTCAAGGACAAGAATGGCGGCAGCCTGGCAGGCAAGAAGATCGTTTATCTGTACCACGACTCGGCCTACGGCAAGGAAGCCATCGTTGCACTCAATGCCGAGGCGGCGCTGAACAAGTTCTCGCTGGTCCAGATTCCGGTGGCGCATCCGGGCAATGAGCAGGGCGCCCAGTGGCTCAAGATACGTCAGGAAAAGCCCGATTTCGTCGTTTTCTGGGGCTGGGGCGTCATGAACCAGACGGCGATCAAGGCGGCCCAGAAAGTCGGCTTCCCTCGTGACAAGATGATTGGCTCCTGGTGGGCAGGTTCAGAGGAGGATACCGTGCCGGCCGGCGAAGCCGCCAAGGGCTACATGGCTGCGACGTGGAACGTGGCGGGCAAGCAGGTGCCGGTCATCGCCGACATTGAGAAGGTTGTCTACGGCGCCGGCAAGGGCAATATGGAAGACAAGGCGAAGATCGGCACCGTCCTCTACAACCGTGGCGTTTCTGCCGCCGTGCTGTCGGTCGAGGCCATCCGCAAGGGGCAGGAAAAGTACGGCAAGGGCAAGGCACTGACCGGCGAACAGACCCGTTGGGCGCTGGAAAACCTGAACATCACGGATGCCCGCCTGAAGGCGATTGGCGCCACCGACCTGTTGCCGGAAATCAAGACTTCCTGTGCCAATCATGAAGGCTCGGGCAAGGTGAAGATCCAGCAATGGGATGGTGCCAAGTGGGTCCCGGTCTCCGGCTGGATCGAGGGTAACAAGGGGTTGATCCACCCGCTCTTCCAGGCTTCCGCCAAACAGTACGCCAAGGAAAAGGGCATTACGCCGCGCGATTGTTCCAAGGAAAAGTGA